A window of Thermoanaerobaculia bacterium genomic DNA:
CTCGAGCGGATGGCCCGCGCGAAGGCCCGTGCGTTCACCGACCTCTTCGAACGGCGCGGCCGGCGGGTGCGCGTCGTGATCGTCTATGGCGATCCGCTCGAGGAGACGCTCCGGTTCGCGTCGTCGTCGCGCGCAGACCTGATCGTGATGGGCAGCCATCGCTTCTCGCGCGCCCGCGTCGGACACAACTGGGGCACGCTCTCCTACAAGGTGGGGCTGCTGGCGAAGAGCCCGGTGCTGCTCGTCAAATAGACAAGCGCGTCGATGCATCGAGCCGGCCGGGCGCGTGCCGCCCGTGTCGCCCTGCGACGTACTGATTACAGTACGCCTCGGGACGCCACGACCGACCCGCATCCCGTCGGGCTCGCGCCTCACCGCGCCTCAGCGATGTCGCACTGGCCTACTCACCGCCGTCTGACCGGATAGACAAGCGCGGCGGCATGTCTCGCCGACTCATCCCGCCGAAGCTTCAGCGAAGAAGGGGCGAAGGCGGATGCATCGAGCCGGTT
This region includes:
- a CDS encoding universal stress protein, whose protein sequence is MFRRILVPVDFTPKAMRAARAAARIAPEDADVTLLHVIERLHGDLPGIERFYRRLERMARAKARAFTDLFERRGRRVRVVIVYGDPLEETLRFASSSRADLIVMGSHRFSRARVGHNWGTLSYKVGLLAKSPVLLVK